Proteins co-encoded in one Streptococcus parauberis NCFD 2020 genomic window:
- a CDS encoding adenylate kinase, which translates to MNLLIMGLPGAGKGTQAAKIVEEFGVIHISTGDMFRAAMANKTEMGVLAKSYIDKGDLVPDDVTNGIVKERLAQSDIEEKGFLLDGYPRTIDQAHALDATLKELGLNLDGVINIDVNPESLIERLSGRIINKKTGETFHKVFNPPTGDYNEDDFYQREDDKPETVKRRLDVNIAQGQPILDHYREAGIVNDIDGNKDISDVFVDIEKVIKNLK; encoded by the coding sequence ATGAATCTTTTAATTATGGGTTTACCAGGTGCTGGTAAAGGAACACAAGCAGCAAAGATCGTTGAAGAGTTTGGAGTTATCCATATTTCAACTGGTGATATGTTCCGTGCAGCTATGGCTAACAAAACTGAAATGGGTGTCCTTGCAAAGTCATATATAGATAAAGGTGATTTAGTACCAGATGATGTAACAAATGGTATTGTAAAAGAACGCCTTGCTCAATCTGACATTGAAGAAAAGGGATTTCTTTTGGACGGTTATCCACGTACAATTGACCAAGCACATGCATTAGATGCAACTTTAAAAGAATTAGGCTTAAACTTAGATGGTGTCATCAATATTGATGTTAACCCAGAATCACTAATCGAACGTTTGAGTGGTCGTATTATTAACAAAAAAACAGGCGAAACTTTCCACAAAGTCTTCAATCCACCAACAGGTGATTACAATGAAGATGACTTTTATCAACGTGAAGATGACAAACCGGAAACAGTTAAACGTCGTTTAGATGTTAATATTGCTCAAGGGCAACCAATTTTAGATCATTATCGTGAAGCAGGTATTGTTAATGATATTGATGGAAATAAAGATATTTCTGATGTTTTTGTAGACATCGAGAAAGTCATTAAAAACCTAAAATAA
- the infA gene encoding translation initiation factor IF-1 codes for MAKEDVIEIEGKVVETMPNAMFTVELENGHQILATVSGKIRKNYIRILVGDRVTVEMSPYDLTRGRITYRFK; via the coding sequence GTGGCAAAAGAAGACGTGATTGAAATTGAAGGCAAAGTAGTAGAAACTATGCCAAACGCAATGTTTACTGTTGAATTAGAAAATGGGCATCAAATTCTAGCAACTGTATCAGGAAAAATCCGTAAAAATTACATTCGTATTTTAGTAGGAGATCGTGTTACAGTGGAAATGAGTCCTTATGACTTAACACGTGGACGCATCACATACCGCTTTAAATAA
- the rplO gene encoding 50S ribosomal protein L15, with translation MKLHELKATEGSRKVRNRVGRGSSSGNGKTSGRGQKGQNSRSGGGVRLGFEGGQTPLFRRMPKRGFSNINAKEYALVNLDQLNVFEDGTEVTPVMLKEAGIVRAEKSGVKVLGNGELTKKLTVKAAKFSKSAEAAITAKGGSIEVI, from the coding sequence ATGAAACTTCATGAATTAAAAGCTACTGAAGGATCACGTAAAGTACGTAACCGTGTTGGACGTGGGTCATCATCAGGTAACGGTAAAACATCTGGTCGCGGACAAAAAGGTCAAAACTCTCGTAGTGGTGGCGGAGTTCGTTTAGGTTTTGAAGGTGGACAAACACCATTGTTCCGTCGCATGCCAAAACGTGGATTCTCAAACATCAACGCTAAAGAGTACGCTCTTGTTAATCTTGATCAATTAAACGTTTTTGAAGACGGTACTGAAGTAACTCCAGTTATGCTTAAAGAAGCTGGAATCGTTCGTGCTGAAAAATCAGGCGTTAAAGTTCTTGGTAACGGCGAATTGACTAAAAAATTGACTGTTAAAGCAGCTAAATTCTCAAAATCTGCTGAAGCAGCAATTACTGCTAAGGGTGGTTCAATCGAAGTCATCTAA
- the rpmD gene encoding 50S ribosomal protein L30, which produces MAQIKITLTKSPIGRKPEQRKTVAALGLGKLNSSVVKEDNAAILGMVNAISHLVTVEEVK; this is translated from the coding sequence ATGGCTCAAATTAAAATTACTTTGACTAAGTCTCCAATCGGACGTAAGCCAGAGCAACGTAAAACAGTTGCTGCTCTTGGACTTGGTAAATTAAATTCTTCAGTTGTTAAAGAAGATAATGCTGCTATTCTTGGAATGGTTAATGCTATCAGTCACTTAGTAACTGTTGAAGAAGTTAAATAA
- the secY gene encoding preprotein translocase subunit SecY, with the protein MFLKILKDALKIKTVRTKVFFTIFIILVFRIGTHITVPGVNAKSLEQLSELPFLNMLNLVSGNAMRNFSVFSMGVSPYITASIVVQLLQMDILPKFVEWGKQGEVGRRKLNQATRYISLFLAFVQSIGITAGFNTLSSVALVNTPNIKTYLLIGALLTTGSVIVTWLGEQITDKGFGNGVSMIIFAGIISSIPNAIATIHEDYFVNVRPGEINMSYIIVGLIILAVLAIVFFTTYVQQAEYKIPIQYTKLVQGAPTSSYLPLKVNPAGVIPVIFASSITTIPSTIIPFFQNGKDIPWLTKLQEVLNYQTPTGMMVYAFLIILFSFFYTFVQVNPEKTAENLQKNSSYIPSVRPGRETELYMSSLLKKLATIGSVFLAFISLVPIAAQQGLNLSSSIALGGTSLLILISTGIEGMKQLEGYLLKRKYVGFMNTAE; encoded by the coding sequence ATGTTCTTAAAAATACTAAAAGACGCACTGAAAATAAAGACTGTTAGAACTAAAGTTTTCTTTACAATCTTTATAATCCTTGTCTTCCGAATCGGAACGCACATAACAGTTCCAGGAGTCAATGCAAAAAGTTTAGAGCAGTTGAGTGAACTTCCTTTTCTAAATATGTTGAACCTTGTCAGTGGTAATGCAATGAGAAACTTTTCAGTTTTCTCTATGGGTGTGAGTCCGTACATTACTGCATCTATCGTTGTTCAATTATTACAAATGGATATCCTACCAAAATTTGTCGAGTGGGGAAAACAAGGTGAGGTTGGCCGTCGCAAGTTAAATCAAGCGACTCGCTATATATCACTTTTTCTTGCATTCGTGCAATCGATTGGTATCACAGCAGGGTTCAATACCTTGTCTAGTGTTGCTCTAGTTAATACACCAAATATCAAAACTTATTTGCTAATTGGTGCTTTGCTGACAACTGGTAGTGTTATTGTAACCTGGCTTGGAGAACAGATTACAGATAAAGGATTTGGTAACGGTGTTTCAATGATTATCTTTGCAGGTATCATTTCATCTATTCCAAATGCAATTGCAACAATTCACGAAGATTACTTTGTTAATGTTCGTCCTGGCGAGATTAACATGTCTTACATTATTGTAGGATTAATTATCTTAGCGGTTCTTGCTATTGTTTTCTTTACAACATATGTTCAACAAGCGGAATATAAAATTCCAATCCAATATACAAAACTTGTTCAGGGTGCACCTACAAGTTCTTACCTTCCTTTAAAAGTCAATCCAGCAGGCGTTATTCCCGTTATCTTTGCTAGCTCGATTACGACTATTCCAAGTACGATTATACCGTTCTTCCAAAATGGTAAAGATATCCCTTGGTTAACTAAACTACAAGAAGTTTTAAACTATCAAACACCAACAGGTATGATGGTTTATGCATTTTTGATTATCTTGTTCTCATTCTTCTATACCTTTGTCCAAGTAAATCCTGAGAAAACAGCTGAAAATCTACAGAAGAACTCGTCTTATATTCCAAGTGTGAGACCAGGACGTGAAACAGAACTATATATGTCATCATTGCTCAAAAAACTTGCTACAATCGGTTCAGTTTTCCTTGCTTTTATCTCTCTTGTGCCAATCGCTGCGCAACAAGGACTTAATCTTTCATCTAGTATTGCACTAGGTGGGACAAGTTTACTGATTTTGATCTCGACGGGTATAGAAGGAATGAAACAACTTGAAGGCTATCTTCTGAAAAGAAAATATGTCGGATTTATGAATACAGCAGAATAG